In the Telopea speciosissima isolate NSW1024214 ecotype Mountain lineage chromosome 6, Tspe_v1, whole genome shotgun sequence genome, CTTTACATGAtcatttggagagagagagagagagagagggatcatTATCTGCTCCATCTCCCTACCCGTTCGTTTCCCCAAGTTCTTTTAATAGGGGGtgaaaatgatcaccttactcCCTACCTGAACACACTActcgggtgggatccactcccccctactagaggaacttgggaaatGGACCGGGTAGGAAATGGAGTAGATAATTTcctgagagagaagaaaaaaaaaagttttcttaaTGTTTAGCTGGAGCATCCAACATAGGTTGAGTGGTTCTAATCTCAgaattgggggtggggggttcaggaatttagctcgtctccagggagcccagcacgcccagggtgctgtcagCCGTTGGGcagtgccgcacacatccctaggcatgcaccgagatgtggGCAGCACAActcaaccattggatgccccctggcagcaccctgggcgcacgcgtccctggagacgatcctaatCCGGGGTTCGGTGGGAGTAGTTAGTGGTTGTTTGATTGGCTGTGATCTGTTTTAGCTCTATGGGTTTAAATGGGCTTGGCTAATGAAGTCATAGGATGTGGGTTGTGGAGTTAGATCTAGAATGCAACCTTGTTGAACTTCATTGGTATGCCAGGGAGTGTGGTGTGCCATCTCTCTATTCTCACCAAGTTGCCTGTTATCGATCATGGACCCTCTTCTAAGCAAATAGTTCAGATCCATTAGATCACTTGCATCAAGGTTATAGAATCAAAGAAGGTGAAGTTGATGCCACGGTTGCCTGACCAAGAGTGCTGCAAATGATGCCTTTGATCATGTGTCCTCATCTTAACCACTATGGTCTTTTCTACATCTTCAATTGTTATAGATCTAGATCTTCTTCATTAACTTATATTTCTGGATTAGCTAATTCTGGAGTGCTACTAAGGTCTCCAATACCTCAGAGCTGGGGATTTTTCTGGTAGGTAGTTGaggattggttttttttttcggttGGGGAGGGGGGACTTAGAAATTTAGACACAAGGATTTAGGGATTTGATCCATCCTGACCCATCCTAAGTTAGTTAACTTGGCCCAATACAACCAATATTTGCCTAATTCTTAAGGGGGAAAGGCAAGAATTCGGAAGATAAGTGACATCAGGACTATGTATGTCCTTGTCGATCCCATTTCAACTCGGCTGATATGATCTTGGTCCCTAAATCCATGGTTTAGGTAGAGATTTAGAACtcaatattttgaattttgatcagGCCGATCCCAAATGATCATGCACTCCGGTGCTTGCCGGGAAATGTGCGGGACAGCCTACCTGTTAGATGCTCCCCTGGGTgctaggctccctggagaggagctcgatgCATCCTGAGGTCCCTTGCCTACATGCTAAGTTTCAACCTAATCTAATTTGGTCAAgtggtaaaaataaaaaacaaagccTAAAAAATTTGGTCTTGCAAGAAGCTCTGAGGAAATTTGAGGgagtgcatggacatacatggggaGGGTATGCCGAATTTGGGATCGAAATTTGGGCTGGGATGGGCTGAGCTGGACTGGGTTTAGGGATACATAGCCTCAGGTTGAGCTACAGTTGACATCAACCAAGTGTCCAAGTCATTGGCTGCCACACACACATGGCCCTTGCATTCCCATGCAGAGAACAGTCCTCCCTGTCTAAATGAGTATATGTGATCCAAGCAGGTTCAAGTGCTCGAAGAGCATTTAAGACGGTGCATTATGTTTTCCAACTATTCTATCAATCTCCTCAGTAAAATTGAACATTTCACATTCTAAATTTAAGAGAAATTGTTTTAACATAAAAGTGTTTATGAGGCACTTGTTTTAGCAAATAACATCTGAACAGAATTATATGAAAAGGATGGAATGAAACTGATGATTGGCTCTAGGTGTCCACCTGCTTACACTTAATCCAGCATCCAACGTTTCTAAAGTCATAGCCATGGCTCATTACAGTCACCCAGCTGATATGGGATCTGGCACAATGTTCTGATACTCATTTTCAATATGCTACAAAACAGAATAATTATTACATCATGAAAAAATCCCCAATGAACGAAAAGGTAAAGCATACCAGAATCAACATTCAAAAGGGTTAGCAACAATAAAAAACTGGTCCAATCACAAACAGTATTTACCTTACATCCGAGGAAAGACGGGGAATGAAATCAAGAATAAAAAGCAACTGTGAGTCTGTGACAAGATGTCGGGTCCACCTTGGGATACCACTGTTTCATCATATGCACAATGATTATAAATTGCTTCCTCTCTGtgtaaaacaaaatataaaattaacaAATCTGCAATAAATCATAGGGGAGCAGAATTTCTGCGAGTGGAGAGACTAATCCTTGAAAGCTCATTATCAGTTCAGAACTCAATTTTAGGGATGAAAACCATGCTAACTGAGAAGCCTCTATATCACAAACCAAAACATGATCACTTTGGCTTTTTAAAATAAATGCAGTAATAATGGCTTCAAAggcaaaaaaagaaataacCCAAACAATTGAATTACCCAGAATTAGTTCCTTCACGCTTGACAAGGACCAATTCACTACGAACATAAGACCAGCTTCTGCCAATGGATTCAAGAACTTGACCAAATATTCTCCATTCAAAATCCTGCAGAGTAACAACCAACAAAACATTATAAGTTTAAGAGAAAGTAAGAAGATAGATAAACAGACAGACGTTTACACTATGACAGAGAGAGATACTAAAACATGTTAGGTGCAAATGGAAAGTGACCAAAGTTGCATACTATGCAAGGTTCAGGTAGAGcaattttaggaaattttggGAATCAGAAATGATAATAGGTGAGGATGAAGGGAGACAGAGAGACTTCAGGGATGAGTGTTGCTGTAAATGAATAGGGTAGGGTTGGGTAATGGCCATAGACGTACCCTCCTAGGCAGAAGGAAAGCTTTAGAGGGTAACCCTAGAGGGTTGGATAAGGATTTTACCCTTAATCTGGAGTGTATTGGTAAAGAAATCCCACAACCGGTGGGGGAAAGGTAAGACCAGTAAACctatttttaatgaattttcaaCCAATTTTCCAAACAAAAGTTGAAGTATTTAATATGTACAAAATACCCTATTATTCACTTATAAAACCTAATAAccaaaaataagtaaataagcAAAATATACCACCAATCATATTTGTCCTATGCTTTGGGTCTGGGGTGGGGTAGGCTGGGGCCTGATATCGTAGATTCAATTTTGTTGATAAGTAACAAAAGGAATTTATTAACGCCTATAATAAATCAAAGAAGCATAATACTCCACAGTATAAAAGTCTAGCAAacaatcccaaaaaagaaagaaaagactttCATAATGGTAATAGACATAGCAAATAGCAATAGTATACTTACCGTGCACAGCTTAGACTTTGTATCAGTAttacctcgaatagagctgattggagggcaaggatccatgtagccgatcccatttagttgggataaggctgagttgttgttgttgtacattGGCAAGAAAgcacttcttctccattcttttcGCCGTCAGTTTCTCCACAGATGAGCCATAATCAGATTGATCACCAACTAAAGTAGGAATGAGCACTTGCGCATGTGAAGTCAAGCCCATAGTTTAAATGGGGAGCTTAAGAAAGAATTCTACTCGACCAAACCCAACATATGCATGTCATTAAACAGCTGAACAGCTTCCACAATTAACCCTTTCTTCCTCAatcaagaagataaggaataCTAAGATGAACGATGGCTTACATGCCCCTCCTCAATCATTTTCTGGTAGATATTAAATGCATTTTCTGGTTCTTTAATTTTACAGTACTTCTTAATGAGTATTTGAAATGGCACATGGTCAATCATTATACCAGATCTTCGAATCCTGTCGAAAAGCAATTCTGCTTTCTCTACGTTTCTCTTCAAACACAGGCCACGTATCATCTCTGTGTAAGTTATAATATCTGCTTTGTATCCACTACTCAGCATTTCATCATGCAATTCGCGTGCAAGTTGAAGATGACCAAAATTACAAGCAGCACCAATTAACAAGTTGTAGGTTACTACATCAGGCAAAAGCCCTTTTGAGAGCATCTCCTCCTTCAGTAATTGTGCATCTTTAATGTTTCCACCTTTTTTTTGTGCATGAATTAATGCATTATAAGTGAAAGTATTTGGCATAACACCTGAGGCTACCATCCAATCTCTAATCAAGAAAGCATTATTAAGATCTCCAACTCTCCCATACCCATCAATCACCACATTCCAGATAAGAGAGTCCGGTATCAGTGAGTCCTCCAACATACCAAGAAGAAACTCATGAGCTTTAATAACATCTCCATTAAGACAAAGGCCCTGAACAATCATTTTGTAAGAGAGTTGATCTGGTGCAACACCCACTCTTGACATTGCTCCGTAAATATCACAAGCCTCAtcaattttcccttctttacACAGCCCACTTATAAGAGTATTGTAGGTGAATACATCAGGAAGAAAACCCCTTTTTTGCATTTCGCAGAAGTATTTGTTTGCAAGCTTAATATCCTGTCTCAAACAGAACCCATGGATTAGGACATTATAGACTACAACATCCATTTCAGTACCCTTCCGGGATAAACAATCCCAAAGTTCAAGAGCCTGAACCATATCCCCCTGCCTAAAACAACAATCAATAAGGATGGTTGATGTGATTAAATCTGAGGCTATATCACCTGATAAGCCTTCAAGAAGCTTTTTAGCATTGTATAAAAGACCCTTCTTGCACAATGCATTGACGAGTATGTTGCAGGTAACCCTATTGGGCCTAATGCCACTTTTACTCACTGAAGATAGAAGTTTAAGTGCTTCGTCTATCTTACCAACATGGCAGTATCCATCAATCAAAATATTGTAGGTGATACAGTTGGGAGAAGGGCCAAATTCCACCATTTCTTTAGTAAGACAATCTGCCATCTCCAAGTGACCCATTCTACAAAGTCCATTTACAAGGTAATTGTGTGTACACACATCAGGAATTGCATATTTCTGAATCATTCTATTTCGAAGGCTGACAGCAGCTCCCACCTTGCCTTCTATGCATAACTCCCTAATTACAACCTCATATATGCTGAAATTTGCTTCCATATGATATCCCCCAAGGCAAGTCCCTGCCTTTGAAATGCTTTCCCTGCGAAATTTTATACAAGCAAATCagaaacaaataataaattataGCCTCACCTAGTGCACTGCCTCAAGAAAAAAGCAATGCCTCAAAATACATAGTAGAATATTAAAATAATGGAAAAGGGGGGCCGTGGAAGCCCCATTGATGATTCGTAAAATAGGGGGTTAATCTGGGTATTTCAAATTGTCACCATCCAATGGCTTCGTGTGTGACTGCACCATGCACAGTAATGGACGAAACCTTTTGCTTTAAAATAAACAACTGCAGGAAAGTAGTAGAGAAGCAATGAGAATATTTGAGATTTCCAAGGTTTCAATAGGAGCATCCACTCCAACTCAAATTCATATTCAACTCTCCATTttaacaagaaaaggaaaagacagTTCCAACTGCAAGGTACTTATAACTGAACCCAACTCTAAAACtactaaaaataaataaccTAATAGcctttttaaataaaagatcaGTGAAAAATATAACCACAGAAACTATCAGCTGGACCACACATTATAGACTGAATATGCACGGGCTAAAGTCAAGGCCTTTATAAGGCTCAAGTGAAGAGGGCTGTTGGTTGGGCCTTATCTTGTAAGTAGATAGTAACTTCATTTTGGAAAATTTAGCGGAAAAGAATGCCtataaaaaaaactttataGAATAAGGCCAAAATGGGAAACCAATATGTAAGTCATGACTTCAGGTTAAGGCTTACTAAATCCCGACCTAATCATTTTCAAACGATCTaacatgtccttcagcattgaATCCAACACATTGAAGACAGCTTGGGTGCCCCCTTTATTGTCATGATCATTCTCATGCAAAACCCAGTATTGACTTTGAATTTGGTGTGGATTGTCAACAGCTGCCATCAGATCTTCAAATGTGGCTGGTGCTAGCACATCATGCCTAAAAGACCAAATAACAGATTCAAAAACAGAACATAAACTAAATCAGATACTCAGAAGCGCAAAGAAAAAGATATGACATCATTGATCATTAAGAATAAGACAAAAATGAAATATACAGATAACAGTGGAAACAATTTCTACCaggcaatatatatatatatatatatatatatatatatatatatatatatatatatccaggAGTTCATCCAAGTAAGAAAAGGGTACTTAATATATTTGGCACAAACTTTGGACACAGGAGTTTGGATAAAATTTCAGAAGATTATAAGCATCACAACTATGctaaatcataaaatcaaagtaCATCCCAGCAAGGAGAGAACGAAACTTTTACTGGAAAAAAGCAAAATTGtggaagaaaaacaaatttcCTGAAGAACCATCGGTATGCAATAGTTTGTTATATTAGCAACATTTTGACATGATTAAAAGACCATCATTACTTAGGAACTTATCAATGTTAAACAATGTGTTAAAATGACTTAAGAGAAATCAATTGAATTATAAAATTACATTGTCTCTGTGGTTCGTTGCTTCTGAACAATAAGATGAACCCCTGCTTGACCTCCTACAGTGGGGCCCACCTCTTCTCTTTTATCCCAGTTCAAGTATGCTAACATGCCCTGAAACAAATTCTTCCACACTGTATCTCCAACTTCTCTTTTAGTAACTTGACCTTCTTTATAGTTCTACATCACAGTGAAGATTCAGTCAGGACACCCTCCATAGACAGTTCATAACTTAATCTGTAGCCATATCTAGACAGGATGCAAAAGCAACAAATTATTTCAGACAACATCATAAGAAACACCTTGAGCTCAAAATTGTAGATTGCATGAAAGGATGATGAAACAAAATGT is a window encoding:
- the LOC122664287 gene encoding pentatricopeptide repeat-containing protein At5g24830 codes for the protein MGGVELAMFSLPIWFRHTIRKFDYSISFKWENYKEGQVTKREVGDTVWKNLFQGMLAYLNWDKREEVGPTVGGQAGVHLIVQKQRTTETMHDVLAPATFEDLMAAVDNPHQIQSQYWVLHENDHDNKGGTQAVFNVLDSMLKDMLDRLKMIRESISKAGTCLGGYHMEANFSIYEVVIRELCIEGKVGAAVSLRNRMIQKYAIPDVCTHNYLVNGLCRMGHLEMADCLTKEMVEFGPSPNCITYNILIDGYCHVGKIDEALKLLSSVSKSGIRPNRVTCNILVNALCKKGLLYNAKKLLEGLSGDIASDLITSTILIDCCFRQGDMVQALELWDCLSRKGTEMDVVVYNVLIHGFCLRQDIKLANKYFCEMQKRGFLPDVFTYNTLISGLCKEGKIDEACDIYGAMSRVGVAPDQLSYKMIVQGLCLNGDVIKAHEFLLGMLEDSLIPDSLIWNVVIDGYGRVGDLNNAFLIRDWMVASGVMPNTFTYNALIHAQKKGGNIKDAQLLKEEMLSKGLLPDVVTYNLLIGAACNFGHLQLARELHDEMLSSGYKADIITYTEMIRGLCLKRNVEKAELLFDRIRRSGIMIDHVPFQILIKKYCKIKEPENAFNIYQKMIEEGHVSHRSS